The Lewinellaceae bacterium DNA window TATGCATGTATCGCAAGGGTAGGGATATCAGAGTTGAAGGAACACCGCCATTGGAATAGGCGAATGCATCGGTATCCGTACCGGTGGATCTGGACGCAGCGCAACGCTGGATCGGGATCTTTTTCTTTTCTGCAGTTTTGATGACCAGGTCAAGTAACTTGTTGTGCACTGCGGGGCCATAGGTTACCGCAGGTCCTTTTCCCAGCTTTACGTCACCCTGGGACTTCTTTTCGATCATCGGTGTATTCGTATCATGGGTGACATCCGTGACCAGCGCCACGTGTGGTTTGATGGTATTGGCAATCATCTCGGCACCACGTAACCCGATTTCTTCCTGTACTGCATTGACCACATACAGGGTATAAGGCAGGCTGATCTTGTTTTCATGGAGCAGACGGGCAACTTCGGCGATACAGAATCCTCCCATCCGGTTATCCAGAGCACGTCCTACATAAAAATCCTTGTTGATGATTTCAAATGGATCGTCATAGGTAATGACACAGCCGACGTGAATTCCCATTTCGGCCACTTCATCTTTATTTTTCGCTCCTACATCTATAAATATGTTGTCCACCTTGGGTGTCAGCTCATTACTTCCACTCTTTCGGGTATGGATCGCCGGCCATCCGAAAACGCCACGAACCACCCCATTAGCGGTATGGATATTTACCCTTTTCGACGGCGCAATGGTCTGATCCGATCCACCATTACGAATGACGTAGATAAAACCATCTTCGGAAATATAGTTTACAAACCAGGATATCTCATCGGCATGTGCCTCGATCACTACCCGGTAGTCTTTACCGGGGTTGATGATGCCATACAGAGTGCCGTAATTATCCAGATGATAATCGTCAATGAAAGGCTTGATGTACTCCAACCATATTTGTTGACCAGGCGCTTCAAATCCGGTGGGTGAAGCGTTGTTCAGATAATTTGCCAGAAACTTTAAACCTGTCTTTTTGATCAGTGTCATATCGATAATCCAATTTTAAACTTCATCCGATATTTGCCAGGCACGTGGATTGGTGCTCCATTTCTGCAAGGCTGTAAGATCGGCAGCATTAATGTAATTTAATTCATTTGCTACGCTGAGCAAAGCGGTATAGTTGCTTAGTGTCTGATGATTGCAGTTTTGATCCTTGAATGCCTGTCGGGCTTCATCAAATTGATAGGAAAAGATGGCCAGAATGCTTATAACTTCGGCCCCTTGCTCCCGTAGCGCATCCACAGCCTGAAGTGAACTGCCACCGGTGGAAATAAGATCTTCGGTTACCAGGATTTTTTGTCCTTCCTCCAGCATTCCCTCGATACGATTCTGTCTTCCATGTT harbors:
- a CDS encoding M42 family metallopeptidase, with the translated sequence MTLIKKTGLKFLANYLNNASPTGFEAPGQQIWLEYIKPFIDDYHLDNYGTLYGIINPGKDYRVVIEAHADEISWFVNYISEDGFIYVIRNGGSDQTIAPSKRVNIHTANGVVRGVFGWPAIHTRKSGSNELTPKVDNIFIDVGAKNKDEVAEMGIHVGCVITYDDPFEIINKDFYVGRALDNRMGGFCIAEVARLLHENKISLPYTLYVVNAVQEEIGLRGAEMIANTIKPHVALVTDVTHDTNTPMIEKKSQGDVKLGKGPAVTYGPAVHNKLLDLVIKTAEKKKIPIQRCAASRSTGTDTDAFAYSNGGVPSTLISLPLRYMHTTVEMAHREDVENVIRLMYESLQVIKSGQSFKYF
- a CDS encoding orotate phosphoribosyltransferase: MENLAQEIARSLLQINAIKLSPQKPFTWASGIQSPIYCDNRIALSYPAVRNQIVHGFAQLAQSMDFDAVAGVATAGIPWGALLADRLSLPFLYVRSKPKEHGRQNRIEGMLEEGQKILVTEDLISTGGSSLQAVDALREQGAEVISILAIFSYQFDEARQAFKDQNCNHQTLSNYTALLSVANELNYINAADLTALQKWSTNPRAWQISDEV